A single region of the Dehalococcoides mccartyi genome encodes:
- the pdxT gene encoding pyridoxal 5'-phosphate synthase glutaminase subunit PdxT, producing the protein MKIGVLALQGAFREHIHMLRTLGAEAVEVRKAEELSELSGLIIPGGESTTITKLLYTFGLAKPVKDLARNGMPVWGTCAGMICLAKELSGDISGVKTLELMDITVRRNAFGRQVDSFEAMLKIKGLEGGDFPAVFIRAPLVEKTGKGVDILAKLPDGIIVAVRENNLLATSFHPELSADNRFHRYFIQMAKDYKP; encoded by the coding sequence ATGAAAATCGGTGTACTGGCCCTGCAAGGGGCATTCCGGGAACATATACATATGCTGCGCACGCTGGGAGCGGAAGCGGTGGAAGTACGCAAGGCTGAAGAACTGTCTGAACTTTCTGGGCTTATTATTCCCGGCGGTGAAAGCACCACCATAACCAAGCTCCTTTACACATTCGGCCTGGCCAAGCCTGTAAAAGATTTAGCCCGTAACGGCATGCCCGTTTGGGGTACCTGTGCCGGTATGATTTGCCTTGCCAAAGAGCTAAGCGGAGATATCTCCGGGGTAAAAACGCTTGAACTTATGGATATAACTGTCCGTCGGAATGCCTTCGGCAGGCAGGTGGACAGCTTTGAGGCAATGCTGAAGATAAAAGGGCTGGAAGGCGGGGATTTCCCTGCAGTATTTATCCGCGCCCCTCTAGTGGAAAAAACCGGCAAAGGTGTTGACATACTGGCCAAGCTACCTGACGGGATTATAGTGGCAGTAAGGGAGAATAACCTTCTGGCAACATCGTTCCACCCCGAACTCTCTGCGGATAACCGCTTTCACCGGTACTTTATCCAGATGGCCAAAGATTATAAGCCCTGA
- a CDS encoding bifunctional riboflavin kinase/FAD synthetase, producing MTLLEEEIIRHSSDQNTLVTIGVFDGVHLGHQHLINELKKQAKERNLQSCLITFKDHPSKVLGQDDIKLILSLEERNLALSQMGLDQIIMLSFTPEISTVSATDFVGYLLDHLHMKGIVVGSDFALGRNRAGDATALRRLSHIMDFSVSVVSPVVIENQIVSSTAIRQALLSGNVSKARLMLGRNYHLRGTVQNGANRGTKLGFPTANLTLPGYLALPADGVYAAKAFLGEKKYNAVANIGSCPTFGQEEHRLEVHLLDFAGDIRGQVLKVEFVEFLRPEICFADAEALKTQISADISKARDILR from the coding sequence ATGACACTCCTTGAAGAAGAAATTATCCGCCATTCCTCAGACCAAAATACCCTTGTTACCATAGGAGTTTTTGACGGTGTTCATCTGGGGCATCAGCACCTTATAAACGAGCTTAAAAAACAGGCCAAAGAACGTAACCTGCAAAGCTGCCTTATCACCTTTAAAGACCACCCCAGCAAAGTGCTTGGGCAGGATGATATTAAACTGATACTAAGTTTGGAAGAACGCAATCTGGCGCTTTCGCAAATGGGGCTTGACCAGATAATAATGCTCTCTTTCACCCCTGAAATCTCCACTGTCTCCGCCACCGACTTTGTAGGCTATCTGCTGGACCACCTGCATATGAAAGGCATTGTGGTAGGTTCGGATTTTGCTTTGGGCAGAAACCGGGCTGGAGATGCCACTGCTCTTAGGCGGCTTAGCCATATTATGGACTTCAGCGTTTCGGTAGTATCACCGGTAGTTATAGAAAACCAGATAGTCAGCTCTACTGCCATCCGCCAGGCACTGCTTTCCGGCAATGTCAGCAAAGCCCGTCTGATGCTGGGAAGAAACTATCACCTCCGCGGGACTGTTCAAAACGGGGCAAACCGGGGTACGAAGCTGGGCTTCCCGACCGCCAACCTTACCCTGCCCGGTTACCTGGCCTTGCCGGCAGACGGTGTTTATGCCGCCAAAGCATTTTTAGGCGAAAAAAAGTATAACGCGGTAGCAAATATAGGCTCATGCCCCACCTTCGGGCAGGAGGAACACCGCCTTGAGGTACACCTGCTGGATTTTGCAGGTGATATAAGGGGTCAAGTACTTAAGGTGGAATTTGTAGAATTTTTACGGCCTGAAATCTGCTTCGCAGATGCCGAAGCCCTGAAAACCCAGATTTCAGCTGATATATCAAAAGCCAGAGATATACTGAGGTAA
- the tyrS gene encoding tyrosine--tRNA ligase — MNQAENRIDQILKRGVAEVIVEEDFKKLLLSGKKLRLKEGFDPSSPDIHLGHMVALRKLRQLQDLGHQVVLIVGDWTAQIGDPSGASVTRPMLSAEQVKANAKTYLEQFFKIVDKDKTEVRWQSEWYGNFKLEDVVRLSSKFTVAQMLARDDFAKRYAVGKPISVTELLYPMLQAYDSVMVKSDVEFGGTDQKFNLLVGRELQEMLGQKPQQVLMVPILVGTDGVHKMSKSLGNYIGVAEEPTEIFGKCMSIPDELILQYFELVTDIPATEIADFKNQMANGLINPMVLKKRLARELITQLYSTAAAEEADAQFTRVVQRGEIPEDMPECRLENGEGICVIDFIIKADLAKSKSEARRLLEQGGVEINSAKISDPGTTVKCGDIIKAGKRRYSKAV, encoded by the coding sequence ATGAACCAAGCGGAAAACCGGATAGACCAGATTTTGAAACGGGGCGTAGCCGAAGTAATTGTAGAAGAAGACTTTAAAAAGCTGCTTCTTTCGGGTAAAAAGCTCCGCCTGAAAGAAGGCTTTGACCCCAGTTCGCCAGATATCCATCTGGGACACATGGTAGCCCTTAGGAAACTCCGCCAGCTTCAAGACTTGGGGCATCAGGTAGTTTTGATAGTGGGAGACTGGACCGCCCAGATTGGTGACCCTTCCGGCGCTTCTGTCACCCGCCCCATGCTTTCAGCCGAACAGGTAAAGGCAAATGCCAAAACCTATCTGGAGCAGTTTTTCAAGATTGTAGATAAAGATAAAACCGAAGTCCGCTGGCAAAGCGAATGGTACGGTAACTTTAAACTGGAAGACGTAGTCCGCCTTTCTTCCAAATTTACCGTAGCCCAGATGCTGGCCAGAGACGATTTTGCCAAAAGATATGCCGTCGGCAAACCCATCAGCGTAACCGAACTGCTCTACCCCATGCTTCAGGCCTATGACTCTGTCATGGTGAAATCTGACGTGGAGTTCGGGGGGACAGACCAGAAGTTTAATTTGCTGGTAGGGCGTGAACTGCAGGAAATGCTGGGGCAGAAACCCCAGCAGGTGCTAATGGTACCTATACTGGTAGGCACTGACGGCGTCCACAAAATGAGCAAGAGTCTGGGCAACTATATCGGTGTAGCCGAAGAGCCCACTGAAATATTCGGCAAGTGTATGTCTATCCCGGATGAGCTGATACTCCAGTATTTTGAACTGGTGACCGACATACCCGCAACCGAAATAGCTGATTTTAAAAACCAGATGGCAAACGGTCTGATAAACCCCATGGTACTTAAAAAACGCCTGGCCCGCGAGCTGATAACTCAGCTTTACAGCACAGCTGCCGCCGAAGAGGCGGATGCCCAGTTTACCCGGGTGGTGCAGCGGGGTGAAATACCGGAAGATATGCCGGAATGCCGCCTGGAAAACGGTGAGGGCATCTGCGTGATAGATTTTATTATCAAGGCGGACCTTGCCAAGAGCAAAAGCGAAGCCCGCCGCCTGCTGGAACAGGGCGGGGTGGAAATAAATTCCGCTAAAATATCAGACCCCGGTACAACTGTAAAATGCGGTGATATAATAAAAGCCGGCAAGAGACGCTACTCCAAAGCTGTTTAG
- the serA gene encoding phosphoglycerate dehydrogenase, whose translation MKKVLVSDALSATGLSPLKEIAQVDVKTGLKPEELVNIIGEYDALLVRSQTQVTADIINAGKKLQVIGRAGVGVDNIDLKAATGNGIIVVNAPTGNTISATEHTLALMLSMARHIPRANASLKSGQWKRNEFVGSELKGKTLGIVGLGNIGSEIAKRALALEMRVIGYDPFISMERAKKLQVELVPFEDLLKQADFITLHVPMTGQTKGLIGPKELEMMKPTVRLINTSRGGIIDEEALAAAIKEKRIGGAAIDVFSKEPCTESCLFECDNIIVTPHLGASTAEAQELATSDVVKQVIDVFEGRPARYAVNAPYISAESLPVVGPFMPVARTVGSLVSQLTDGHMKNVTIKYCGELAAYDTTALKALVLGGILEHISEERVNVVNADIVAAQRGLGVTEQKEAACQNFSSLITVTIDTDNGKSNTVAGSLVRGDVHIVKLNDYWIDIVPTGGYFLFADHIDRPGLIGAAGKITGDADINISYMHLSRQKARGQALMILALDEPLPEKQRQQLLSLQDVQTVQVVKI comes from the coding sequence ATGAAAAAAGTACTGGTAAGCGATGCACTCTCCGCAACCGGATTATCACCCCTTAAGGAGATTGCACAGGTAGATGTAAAGACCGGCCTTAAACCGGAGGAATTGGTAAATATTATCGGTGAATATGACGCTCTGCTGGTACGCAGCCAGACCCAGGTCACCGCTGATATTATCAATGCCGGTAAAAAATTGCAGGTTATCGGCCGGGCCGGAGTGGGCGTAGATAATATTGACTTAAAAGCTGCCACCGGTAACGGTATTATCGTGGTAAATGCCCCCACCGGCAACACTATCTCCGCTACCGAACATACCCTGGCCCTTATGCTGTCTATGGCTCGCCATATTCCCAGAGCCAACGCCAGCCTGAAATCCGGCCAGTGGAAACGCAATGAATTTGTGGGCTCTGAACTTAAGGGCAAAACACTGGGCATTGTAGGTTTGGGCAATATCGGCTCTGAGATAGCCAAAAGGGCTTTAGCTTTGGAAATGCGGGTTATAGGTTATGACCCCTTTATATCTATGGAACGTGCCAAAAAACTGCAGGTAGAACTGGTACCCTTTGAAGACCTGCTGAAACAGGCTGACTTTATCACCCTGCATGTTCCCATGACCGGCCAGACCAAGGGACTTATCGGCCCCAAGGAACTGGAGATGATGAAACCCACCGTCCGCCTTATCAATACCTCCCGCGGCGGCATCATAGACGAAGAAGCACTGGCAGCAGCCATCAAGGAAAAACGTATCGGCGGTGCCGCTATTGACGTTTTCTCCAAAGAACCCTGCACCGAAAGCTGCCTTTTTGAGTGTGACAATATTATTGTTACCCCCCACCTGGGTGCTTCCACTGCCGAAGCTCAGGAGCTGGCTACCTCTGACGTAGTCAAACAGGTAATAGATGTATTTGAAGGCCGCCCTGCCCGCTACGCCGTAAATGCACCCTATATCTCGGCCGAAAGCCTGCCGGTAGTTGGTCCTTTCATGCCGGTTGCCCGCACAGTGGGCAGCCTGGTAAGCCAGCTGACTGACGGGCACATGAAAAATGTGACCATTAAATACTGCGGCGAACTGGCCGCTTATGACACCACCGCCCTGAAGGCCCTGGTGCTGGGCGGTATACTTGAACATATCAGCGAAGAACGGGTAAACGTGGTCAATGCTGATATCGTAGCCGCGCAGCGCGGGCTGGGTGTAACCGAACAAAAAGAAGCAGCCTGCCAGAATTTTTCCAGCCTGATTACAGTCACCATAGATACCGATAACGGTAAATCCAATACGGTTGCCGGCAGTCTGGTACGCGGTGATGTACACATTGTGAAATTGAATGATTACTGGATAGATATTGTACCTACCGGCGGTTATTTCCTGTTTGCAGACCATATAGACCGCCCCGGACTGATAGGTGCGGCCGGCAAGATTACCGGGGATGCAGATATCAACATAAGCTATATGCACCTCAGCCGCCAGAAAGCCAGAGGGCAGGCCCTGATGATACTGGCTCTGGATGAACCCCTGCCGGAAAAACAGCGCCAGCAGCTGCTGTCTCTGCAGGACGTTCAAACTGTCCAAGTTGTAAAAATCTAG
- a CDS encoding DUF1015 domain-containing protein has protein sequence MAEVRAFHGLRYNPMFVDDMADVICPPYDIISPEQEKALKERSPYNYIRLEYSQPTPQDNVVDNRYTRAAAILEKWIGERVITAEKKAAIYIHDHYFSVFGKQYKRRGIIARVRLEEWDRMVIRPHEGTLSEPKRDRINLISAVRANTSPVYGLYQDIEKDINRVLEIQTGGKPAVSMNIEGERHELWVVTDDSAIAKVTALFDKKPIYIADGHHRYESALTYRRERLAGNPQLPSDDPVNFVMMTLVDFADPGLVVLPAHRLLGGMDANTLSNLKTKLASFFDVTTIPAKLPGAWDTLDKALREEGKIRLAMYGLGGTENFTLLTLREVETASNLMPYFHSDIYKKLDVSVLDHIILEELMGLKTVEDPRISFNFDRNDVVSRVKSGEFQMAFILNPMKAEIIKAISDVSDRMPRKSTYFFPKLPSGLVVYRFDSEASTKK, from the coding sequence ATGGCTGAAGTTCGGGCTTTTCATGGATTACGTTACAACCCTATGTTTGTGGACGATATGGCAGATGTTATCTGTCCGCCTTATGACATTATCAGCCCTGAACAGGAAAAAGCCCTTAAAGAACGCAGCCCATACAACTATATACGTTTGGAATATAGCCAGCCTACCCCTCAAGATAATGTTGTAGACAACCGCTATACCCGTGCCGCCGCCATACTGGAAAAATGGATAGGTGAACGGGTAATAACTGCTGAAAAGAAGGCAGCTATATATATACATGACCATTACTTCAGTGTGTTCGGCAAACAGTATAAAAGACGGGGAATTATTGCCAGAGTGCGGCTTGAGGAATGGGACAGGATGGTTATCCGCCCCCACGAGGGCACACTTTCCGAACCTAAAAGGGATAGGATTAACCTCATTTCAGCCGTCCGCGCCAATACCAGCCCGGTGTACGGGCTGTATCAGGATATTGAAAAAGATATAAACCGGGTATTGGAAATCCAAACAGGCGGCAAGCCGGCTGTCAGCATGAATATTGAAGGCGAACGCCACGAACTTTGGGTAGTCACCGATGATTCTGCTATAGCCAAGGTGACAGCTTTGTTTGACAAGAAACCCATCTATATAGCTGACGGGCATCACCGCTATGAAAGTGCCTTGACTTATAGGCGTGAACGTCTGGCCGGCAACCCTCAGCTGCCCTCTGATGACCCGGTTAATTTTGTAATGATGACCTTGGTAGATTTTGCCGATCCCGGTCTGGTAGTTTTGCCGGCACACCGCCTGCTGGGTGGTATGGATGCAAATACCTTGTCAAACCTTAAGACTAAACTGGCTTCCTTCTTTGATGTAACTACTATACCTGCCAAACTGCCTGGTGCTTGGGATACTCTGGATAAGGCTCTTAGAGAAGAGGGTAAAATCCGCTTGGCTATGTATGGTTTGGGCGGCACAGAGAATTTTACCTTGCTGACCCTGCGTGAGGTTGAGACCGCCAGTAATCTTATGCCGTATTTCCATTCTGATATATATAAGAAACTGGATGTTAGTGTACTTGACCATATTATCCTTGAGGAGCTGATGGGGCTGAAGACGGTGGAGGACCCACGCATATCTTTCAATTTTGACCGTAATGATGTGGTTTCAAGGGTGAAATCTGGTGAATTCCAGATGGCTTTTATTCTGAATCCTATGAAGGCGGAAATTATCAAGGCTATTTCAGATGTATCTGACCGCATGCCCCGCAAATCCACTTACTTCTTCCCCAAGCTGCCTTCGGGCTTGGTAGTTTACCGTTTTGACTCTGAGGCAAGTACTAAAAAGTAA
- a CDS encoding pyridoxal-phosphate-dependent aminotransferase family protein, with protein MQNLRIPGPTPCPEEVLTAMGQQMINHRGPEMAAIMKEVAEKLKYFFQTKNDVLVLTGSGTGGLEAAAVNFLSPGETVLSVSIGVFGERFAKIASIFGAKIIALNFEHGKAADPALVKKALMEHPEIKAVLVTHNETSTGITNDLKSLAAVVKGAGKLLLVDAISSLSSIDLPVDEWGCDVVVSGSQKGWMVPPGLAFISVSPDAWKANAESKMPRFYWDLAKHKASIEKGQTPWTPCVSVIVALHKALIMMEKEGMQNIFKRHQKIADFTRKGVKELGLTLLAEEKYASNTVTAVLATEGLDPKKLLKVMREEYNTVLAGGQGPLEGKIFRIGHLGWVTENDIKVTLDNLKSALPKAGFRS; from the coding sequence ATGCAAAACCTGAGAATCCCCGGACCTACCCCCTGTCCTGAAGAAGTCTTAACCGCCATGGGCCAGCAGATGATAAACCACCGCGGACCCGAAATGGCAGCTATCATGAAAGAGGTAGCTGAAAAACTGAAGTATTTCTTCCAGACAAAGAATGATGTCTTGGTGCTCACTGGCTCAGGTACTGGCGGCCTTGAGGCCGCGGCTGTCAACTTTTTATCTCCCGGTGAAACCGTACTAAGCGTTTCCATAGGTGTATTCGGCGAACGCTTTGCCAAGATTGCCTCCATTTTCGGGGCTAAGATAATTGCCCTTAATTTTGAGCACGGCAAAGCGGCTGATCCCGCTCTGGTCAAAAAGGCTCTGATGGAACACCCCGAAATAAAAGCGGTGCTGGTCACCCACAATGAAACCTCCACCGGCATCACCAATGACCTTAAGTCTTTGGCGGCTGTAGTAAAAGGCGCCGGCAAACTGCTGCTGGTAGATGCCATTTCCAGCCTCAGTTCCATTGACCTGCCGGTTGACGAATGGGGTTGTGACGTAGTTGTATCCGGCTCACAAAAAGGCTGGATGGTTCCCCCCGGTCTGGCTTTTATTTCTGTCAGCCCTGATGCATGGAAAGCCAATGCCGAATCCAAGATGCCCCGTTTCTACTGGGACTTGGCTAAACACAAAGCCAGTATTGAGAAAGGGCAGACACCTTGGACACCCTGCGTTTCAGTTATTGTAGCTTTGCACAAAGCTTTGATTATGATGGAAAAAGAAGGTATGCAGAATATCTTCAAACGCCACCAGAAAATTGCTGACTTTACCCGCAAGGGTGTCAAAGAGCTGGGTTTGACCCTGCTTGCCGAAGAAAAATATGCATCCAACACCGTTACTGCGGTTTTGGCTACCGAGGGGCTTGACCCCAAGAAGCTCTTAAAGGTAATGCGCGAAGAATACAACACCGTGCTGGCCGGCGGACAAGGCCCTCTGGAAGGCAAGATTTTCCGTATAGGTCATCTGGGTTGGGTAACCGAAAACGATATCAAAGTTACACTGGATAATCTTAAATCAGCCCTGCCCAAGGCAGGTTTCAGGAGTTAA
- the pth gene encoding aminoacyl-tRNA hydrolase, translating to MKLIIGLGNPGKEYSGNRHNVGFQCLSRFAKDNHISFDKKCCLSRTGSGRINDEEIVLAKPQTYMNLSGKAASQLLRRYNLKAADIIVVQDDLDLPAGKIRLRLGGSAGGHNGISSIITDIGTKEFIRLKIGIGKPDSRNNGTEVVDHVLGNFGEEEREIMDKAITRASEALTCLLTYGLDTASNRFNS from the coding sequence ATGAAACTTATTATCGGGCTGGGAAACCCCGGCAAAGAATATTCGGGCAACCGCCATAACGTGGGTTTCCAGTGCCTGAGCCGTTTTGCCAAAGACAACCATATCAGCTTTGACAAAAAATGCTGCCTTTCCCGCACCGGTTCAGGACGCATAAATGATGAGGAAATAGTGCTGGCCAAACCCCAGACTTATATGAACCTCTCCGGCAAGGCCGCCAGCCAGCTGCTTCGCCGCTACAACCTTAAAGCCGCTGATATTATTGTAGTGCAGGATGATTTGGATTTACCTGCGGGCAAAATACGCCTGCGGCTGGGGGGAAGTGCCGGAGGGCATAACGGCATTTCATCTATTATTACAGACATCGGCACCAAGGAATTTATCCGCCTGAAAATAGGTATCGGCAAGCCGGATAGCCGGAATAACGGAACTGAGGTGGTAGACCATGTACTGGGCAACTTCGGCGAGGAAGAACGGGAGATTATGGACAAGGCTATTACCCGTGCTTCCGAAGCACTCACCTGCCTGCTGACCTATGGGCTGGATACCGCCTCCAACCGTTTCAACTCTTAA
- a CDS encoding TIGR00725 family protein encodes MDNKRIFIAVIGASKATPEETRLAEEVGKELALRQVTLVCGGMGGVMEAACRGASLNGGLTIGILPGNSREEANPYVQIPIISSIGFARNVMVVKSAQAVIAVGGAYGTLSEIAYALQSGLPVITLNSWSMSQNGKADGAVIEAGNALEAVTMALDLIN; translated from the coding sequence ATGGATAATAAACGTATTTTCATTGCGGTTATAGGTGCCTCCAAAGCCACTCCTGAGGAAACCCGTTTGGCAGAGGAAGTGGGCAAAGAACTTGCGCTTAGACAGGTTACACTTGTCTGCGGGGGCATGGGCGGGGTAATGGAAGCCGCCTGCCGGGGCGCGTCCTTAAACGGTGGGCTGACCATAGGCATACTGCCGGGAAACAGCCGCGAAGAGGCTAACCCGTATGTCCAAATACCTATAATAAGCAGTATAGGCTTTGCCCGGAATGTCATGGTGGTCAAATCTGCCCAGGCAGTTATTGCGGTGGGCGGTGCTTACGGAACATTGTCTGAAATAGCCTATGCCCTCCAAAGCGGACTGCCGGTAATCACTTTAAACAGCTGGTCAATGAGCCAGAACGGCAAGGCTGACGGCGCTGTAATCGAAGCCGGAAATGCCCTGGAAGCGGTTACAATGGCTCTGGATTTAATAAACTAA
- the ligA gene encoding NAD-dependent DNA ligase LigA, protein MFSPRTEIENLRREINRHNQLYYVQDNPEISDSEYDVLLRRLKELEEAHPELVTADSPTQRVGAEPLKAFGIVNHPYPLLSLANAFSDEELEAWYLRVKKLLGNAAFQIDCEPKMDGLAVALTYRNSKFTTGATRGDGFQGENITRNLRTIHSIPLNTEEDAPPVFEIRGEVYLPKEGFAKLNRERADKGLSLFANPRNAAAGSLRQLDPSVTAERPLDIFIYALGYAEDSLLPDSHWQILEYFSRLGFRINPRNRLVNTLEEAKEYYREMAENRDSLPYEADGVVFKVDSVSLQQKLGDAGREPRWAIAYKFPAEQVTTLLKKIGISVGRTGTLNPYAILEPVNVGGVVVKQASLHNEDDILRKDIREGDTVVIQRAGEVIPEVVAPVLAKRSPESKPFSMEETLFNPKLSRPACPVCGGEIYRPAGEAMHYCANVSCPAQFERQLEHFVSRGAMDIRGIGESLSVILAQQGLVKNVSDLYYLTAADLLKLPRMGEKSADNIIKAIADSKTRPLDRVIFGLGIRHVGNETAALLSSRYGDIWALAGAGLDELQTIPDIGAKIASSIKAYFSEEKNIAVIRRLETAGVKLASDQKPSHKPLPLSGVEFVVTGKLESLSREEAQQKIRSLGGTAKDNVTNATRYLVVGADAGSKLAKARSMGVKELSEQEFINMLEQS, encoded by the coding sequence ATGTTTTCCCCCCGAACTGAAATAGAAAACCTGAGGCGTGAAATAAACCGCCATAACCAATTGTATTACGTTCAGGATAACCCTGAAATCTCTGATTCCGAATATGACGTCTTGCTCCGCCGTCTGAAAGAACTGGAAGAAGCCCACCCTGAGCTTGTTACGGCGGACTCACCCACCCAAAGAGTGGGTGCCGAGCCGCTAAAGGCCTTCGGCATCGTCAATCACCCCTATCCGCTGCTTTCCCTGGCAAATGCCTTTTCAGATGAGGAACTGGAAGCATGGTATCTGAGGGTAAAAAAACTGCTGGGAAATGCCGCTTTTCAGATAGACTGCGAACCCAAAATGGACGGGCTGGCAGTTGCACTTACCTACCGAAACAGCAAGTTTACCACCGGTGCTACCCGGGGTGACGGCTTTCAGGGCGAAAATATTACCCGAAACCTGAGAACTATCCATTCTATACCCTTAAATACCGAGGAGGACGCCCCCCCTGTTTTTGAAATAAGGGGGGAAGTGTATCTTCCAAAAGAAGGCTTCGCCAAACTCAACCGTGAAAGGGCTGATAAAGGACTATCCCTTTTTGCCAACCCCCGCAATGCCGCCGCCGGTTCACTCCGCCAGCTTGACCCGTCAGTAACGGCCGAAAGACCGCTGGATATATTTATTTATGCTCTGGGGTATGCGGAAGACAGCCTGCTGCCTGACAGCCACTGGCAGATACTGGAGTACTTCAGCCGCCTGGGTTTCAGGATAAACCCGCGTAACCGTCTGGTAAACACCCTGGAAGAAGCCAAAGAATACTACCGTGAGATGGCGGAAAACCGGGATTCCCTGCCCTACGAAGCAGACGGGGTAGTATTCAAGGTAGATTCCGTATCCCTGCAGCAAAAACTGGGGGATGCGGGACGTGAACCCCGCTGGGCTATCGCCTATAAATTTCCGGCCGAACAGGTCACTACCCTCCTTAAAAAAATAGGCATATCGGTAGGCCGTACCGGCACTTTAAACCCGTATGCCATCCTTGAACCGGTAAATGTAGGCGGGGTAGTGGTAAAACAGGCCAGTTTGCATAACGAAGATGATATCCTCCGCAAGGATATCCGTGAAGGGGATACGGTAGTAATCCAGCGGGCAGGCGAAGTAATACCTGAGGTAGTTGCCCCGGTGCTGGCTAAACGCAGCCCCGAATCAAAACCCTTCAGCATGGAGGAAACCCTGTTTAACCCCAAACTTAGCCGCCCGGCCTGCCCAGTGTGCGGAGGGGAAATATACCGCCCCGCAGGCGAGGCTATGCACTACTGTGCCAACGTTTCCTGCCCCGCCCAGTTTGAACGCCAGCTGGAACACTTTGTCTCCAGAGGGGCTATGGATATCCGCGGCATCGGCGAAAGCCTGAGCGTGATACTGGCACAACAGGGATTGGTCAAAAACGTATCTGACCTTTACTACCTGACTGCGGCTGATTTACTGAAACTGCCGCGCATGGGTGAAAAAAGTGCGGATAATATAATAAAAGCTATTGCAGACAGCAAAACCCGCCCGCTGGACAGGGTAATATTCGGGCTGGGTATCCGCCACGTGGGGAATGAGACAGCCGCTTTGCTATCCAGCCGCTACGGGGATATATGGGCACTGGCTGGGGCAGGGCTTGATGAACTGCAAACCATACCGGATATAGGTGCCAAGATAGCCAGCAGCATAAAAGCCTATTTCAGCGAAGAAAAAAACATAGCGGTCATCCGCCGTTTGGAAACAGCCGGAGTAAAGCTTGCTTCAGACCAAAAGCCCTCACATAAACCTCTGCCGCTTTCCGGAGTGGAGTTTGTAGTTACCGGCAAACTGGAAAGTTTAAGCCGCGAAGAAGCACAGCAAAAAATCCGCTCACTTGGCGGCACGGCCAAGGACAATGTCACCAACGCAACCCGCTATCTGGTGGTAGGTGCTGATGCCGGCTCCAAGCTGGCCAAAGCCCGCAGTATGGGGGTAAAAGAGCTGTCCGAACAGGAATTTATAAATATGCTGGAGCAATCTTGA